The sequence ATTGCAGGAAATATCGTTGCCAATAGTTTTATAAGAAAGATCGGCATTAAATTCGCTGGCGTTATTTACTTGCAAAATTTCAGAGCAAAGATTGCTCATTGAAATGCGGCCAGCAAGCGGATTAAGTCGATTGGCGGTATCTTCAAATAAAATATAAGGATAACCTGACTCAAACTGAATTTCTGCAAGGCGTTGAAAAAAAATGCGGGCATTAATACGGGTTTTGCGAATATCAGGATTATCAACAAAGTCTCGATAATGCTTACTTATTTCAATATCACTCATGCATTTTCCGGTGACACGCTCAATATCATAAGGAGAAAATAGATACATTTCCTCATTTTGGCGGGCAAGCTCAAACGTAATATCAGGAATAATTACCCCTAAGGATAAGGTTTTGATGCGGATTTTTTCGTCTGCATTTTCGCGCTTGGTGTCAAGAAAAGTTAAAATATCTGGGTGGTGAGCATGTAAATACACCGCACCAGCCCCTTGGCGCGCACCAAGTTGGTTGGCATAAGAAAACGCATCTTCAAGCATTTTCATCACTGGTACAATGCCTGATGACTGGTTTTCAATATGCTTGATCGGTGCGCCCGCTTCACGCAAATTGGTAAGGCTAAGGGCAACGCCGCCGCCGCGCTTTGATAATTGCAAAGCCGAATTGATAGAACGGCCAATTGATTCCATATTGTCTTCAAGGCGCAATAAAAAGCATGAAACAAGTTCGCCGCGCTGCTGTTTACCAGCATTTAAAAAAGTTGGTGTAGCAGGCTGGAAGCGACCGGTGATAATTTCATCAACTAATTTTATTGCAAGTTCTTGATTGCCGCGTGCAAGGCTTAATGCAACCATGACAACGCGATCTTCATAACGTTCTAAATAGCGCGTGCCATCGCGTGTTTTTAAGGTGTACGCGGTGTAATATTTAAAGGCGCCAAGAAAAGTTGGAAAGCGAAATTTAAAGCCATAAGCGCGTTGGAAAAGGCTTTTTATAAAATCGCTATCATAGGCATCTAACACGCTTTTTTCATAAAAACCTTCTTCGACAAGGTAATCGAGTTTTTCTTCTAAATTATGAAAGAAAACTGTGTTTTGGTTGACATGCTGCAAAAAATACTGCCGCGCTGCCATTTTATCCATTTCAAATTGGATTGTACCATTTTCATCATAAATATTAAGCATGGCATTTAGGGCATGAAAATCAAGCTGTGTTTCGCTGCGCGCTGATTTTGCTATTTGCGATTTATCCAATTGCGGCTGGTCTAGCATTGGTTTTTTCCAAGATTTTTAAAGTTTTTTAAGATTTCATGAACATTGTCAGCATCTTCTTGCGTGCCGCGCAGTTCAAAGCGATAAAGGCAAGGCACATTGCATTTTTGCGCAATAATATCGCCAGCAAGGGCATAGGTATTGCCAAAGTTGCGATTGCCACCAGCAATGACACCGCGAATGCGGTGGCGATTTTCTTCTTCATTTAAAAAATGGATAATGGCTTTGGGTACAGCGCCATTTCCTTCGCCATCAGCATAGGTTGGCAACACCAAAATATAGTCATCACCTATATGTTTGGCTGGTTCTTTGCGATCAATGCGAAAGGCGGGCAATTGCAAGCGCTCGACAAAAGCATGAGTATTGCCGGTCGAGCTCGAGTAATAGGCAAGCAAAAGCATATTATGCAATCTTCGCAATCATGTCAGGGCGAAACCCAGCCCAATGATGATCACCTGCAACAACAACAGGAACTTGACGATAGCCCAACGATTGAACCCGCGAAAAACCATCTTCATTCTCAGTAATATCAATAATATTGTAAGCAATACCCTTAGTATCAAGAACGCGGTAAGTAGCAGTACATTGAGCGCATTGGGGCTTTGAATAGATGGTAACTTGCATGAGATAAATTCCTTTTGAGGATAACTAGCTTTGGTACTTTATAGAGTTTTGGTTAAGCATAAACGCCGAGCAATAAGGGCTTAGCCTTATGCTGCGTTAAATCCGTGCTTTGTCATGGAGGATGGCGCTGTCAGAAATATTAAAGCAGCAAAGCTCAATGCTGCTTATTGTAGCTCGACGGCGCTATAGCTTTAGTTACTGCTGCAATGGTGGGGCCTTGATGTATTGGACATCAAAAATTTTTAGATAAAGCATTATAAACTTCCTTCCCGAAGCCTAAAGAGGCATTTGCACGGGTGAGTTTAACGCATTGGCACAGGCAATAGACCTAAACCAAAAGGGCGCAAAGATGCGCCGATTAAACCTCGCCAGTGCAGACACCCCGTCTGTTGACATTTATTCAAGGCAGGTCTCCTGGCTCACAGCTCAACGCAATTAACGACCTTCCCAAGCGTTATTTCAATTTCATTTTAGCAATGATGCTAATTATGATTTTAAAAATTTTGCTCAGTGGTTAAACCGTTATTGCTCCTTGTTCACAGTTGCGGGGGCAGCTTTGGAATAATATCTATAATCAAATGTAAGGCATTGATTATTAAGCTATCTACCAAATTCCCTTTAAATTTGAACAGAATCAAATAACCTTGAATACTAGATATAGTAGTCTATTTGAATTTTTGGTCAATATATATGGTTAGATTATAAACAGACAAAATTGAATTTGGTTAACTCAGCTTTTTACAGAAAAGCAGCGCGATTGGTTTCGATAGATTGGGAAATAAAATTTGCCACTTCATGAATACGGCGAATGCCTTTTAAATTTTCATGATAGGATAGCCAATAGGAGCGAATAATTGCTTTTTCTGGCAGCACTACCACCAAATCAGGATAAGTTCTAGCGATATAGCTATGCAAAATACCAATGCCGCCGCCAGCTATAATGGCTTCCAATTGCCCTAATGTGCTAGATACTTGAAAATTAGAATGCCAATCTTCACTTATCTCATGGCTATAAGCAAGGGCAGGGGTGGAGATGAGATCGTCAACATAATCAATCTTGCGATGATGTACTAATATATCTTGAATATCTAATGGGTGGCCATGGCGCTTTAAATAATCCTTATGGGCATAAAGGCGCAATTTATAATCGGTCAGCTTTTTGGCAATAAGCCGCCCTTGCGCAGGGCGCTCAACGGTTATCGCAATATCGGCTTCGCGTTGGGACAGCGAAAAATTGCGTGAGACCGGTACCAATTGCAAGGTTAAATCTGGAAATTTTTCTGATAATTGCGGTAAATGCTTAGCAAGGAAAGAAACACCAAAACCATCAGGTGCAGCAATACGAATGGTACCACTAAGCTGCACATCTTCGCCACCAATTTGCGCTTGTGCTTGCAACATTTGCGCCTCAACTTGTTCTGCATGGTTTAAAAGGCGTTCACCTGCATCGGTGAGCTGCGTTCCAGTGGTGCTGCGCGTCACTAATTTGGTGTTCAATTGGTGTTCAAGCGCGGTTAGGCGCCGCGAAATAGTTGTATGATTAACTCCAAGCTGTTTGGCAGCTTTAAGCAACTGACTATTGCGCGCAACGCTTAAAAATATTCGTAAATCATCCCAATTCATACGCTTAAATTTGCATATGTTTGGCGATTATTCAATGCCATAAAACGCTTCTATAGGCTTATGCGCTTATTGTGTAAAAAATAGTTTTAATGAAATCTTGTTTGGCTCATCTAATTGAATTAGACCTATAAATGCAAAAAAACCGCCAACTGTTACAGTGGCGGTTTTATATAAAGTCGATTAATAATGATTAATTCAATAGTTTAGAATCAGTAATCATCATTCTTTTCAGGGGCAACCAAGCCCTCAATACCAGCAAGAAGATCGTCTTCAGACATTTGATCAAAGACTATAGGTTGATCTGCAACGTCATCATTAAATAACGAATCACCCAAACCTGCATCATCATGAGTAAGAAGTGCTGGTGCAATTTCAGGCTCATCAACTTCGACATGCTTTTGCATGGAATGGATAAGATCTTCTTTCAAATCGGCTGGTGACAAGGTCTCATCAGCAATCTCACGCAAGGCAACAACAGGATTCTTATCATTGTCGCGGTCAATAGTGATTTGCGCACCTTGAGAAATCTGACGGGCGCGGTGGCTAGCCAGAAGAATAAGCTCAAAGCGGTTGTTAACCTTATCAATGCAATCTTCAACAGTAACGCGGGCCATAGATGCCCCTTTCATTATATGCGGTTTAATGGATTTGAGGCTTACATAACCAGTTTTTATAAAAAAAACAAGAAAAACCAACCAAAGAGTTAAAATTCCTAAAGTTCTGTCTTGGCATCACTGCACAACTACATTAAGTTAGGTGTATTGTTCCAGTTATTTTAGCTCTGCATTCAATTAGTAATGCATATTATAAAAAGATGGTTTTAAATATGTTTGACCCAAGAGAGAAAATTGCTCTTTTTATTGACGGCGCAAATTTATATGCCGCCTCCAAAACATTAGGTTTTGATATCGACTATCGAAAACTTCTAAAAGCTTTTCAAAAGCGCGGTTATCTTTTACGCGCTTATTATTACACTGCTTTGGTTGAAGATCAAGAATACTCCTCGATTCGTCCACTTATTGACTGGCTCGATTATAATGGATATCGTGTCATTACTAAGGCAGCCAAAGAATTTACTGATGCGGCAGGTCGCCGAAAGGTAAAAGGCAATATGGATATTGAGCTTACCATTGATGCAATGGAGCTTTCGGAAACCGTTGATCATTTTGTTATTTTTTCTGGCGATGGTGATTTTAGATCTTTGGTGGAAGCTTTGCAACGCAAGGGTCGGAAAGTGAGTGTTGTTAGCACTCTTTCAACGCAACCAGCAATGATTTCGGATGATTTGCGCCGCCAAGCGGATCATTTCATTGATCTTGTTTCGCTAAAAAATGAAGTGGGTAGAGCACCAAGCGATAAGCCGAGTGACTCGCCAGCTTTTTATGAAGAAGACGAAGAAGACGAATATTGATTTTTTTTAAATGAAGTGGCGATATATATCGCCACTTTATAGTCTTTTTTGATGTTGCCGCGGCTTTTAGCCGTTTTATTATTTTATTTAAGGGCATAGTTTGCATTGTTATCAGTCATGAATTTTTCTGTAGCGCAATCATGTCCGGATCCTAGCTATGACTGCCCTTTATGCCCGCGCCTTCACGAATTTTTAAGTGAATGGCGGCAAATCGAGCCTAATTGGTATAACGGTCCAGTGAAGCCGTTTTGGCCAAAAGATGGTGCGCAAAGTGTTAAGCTGTTAATTATTGGCCTTGCCCCGGGTTTACGGGGGGCGAATCGCACAGGCCGACCATTTACAGGCGATTATGCCGGCGATTTGCTTTATTCTACATTGAAGCTGTTTGGCTTTGCACAAGGGCAATTTGAAGCACGTATTGATGATAGTTTACAATTAGTTGATTGCGCAATTGCTAATGCTGTGCGCTGTGTTCCGCCGCAAAATAAACCAGTGGGCGCAGAAATAAATATGTGTCGACAATTCTTATCACCATTATTTAACAATCTTCCAAATTTGAAAATTATCATAACCCTTGGTGCTATTGCCCATCAATCAACCATCCGTGCGCTTAAAAAGCCGGTAAGTCGTTATCCGTTTAAGCATGGACTTATGAGTGATGTTGATGGCTTGAAAGTTTTATCAAGCTATCATTGCTCACGTTATAACACCAATACAGGTGTTTTGACCGATGCAATGTTTCAAGACGTTTTTGAAAAAGCGCGCGCTTATCTTGATAATCAATAAAACGCTGGTCTAATTCATAAACCAGCGTCTTTTTTGTGGATTGAAAAGCGTAGTTAAGTCTAGCGTTTGAGTGTTTTAACTTCACCAGTTTTTAATTTTGGCAAAAATATTGCGACAAGTCCCAAGAATGGCAAAAACGAGCAAACATCAAATAGGGCTTGGATGCCATAAATATCAGCAACTTTGCCTAACACTGCCGCAGATATAGCGCCAATGCCAAAAGAAAGTCCAAAGCAAAGACCTGCCACTGTACCAACGCGGCCGGGCAATAATTCTTGCACAAAAACTACAATTGCTGGAAATGCCGATGCTAAGATTATACCAATAATAACCGATAAAATTGCCATGATTGGCAAATTAACATGCGGCATTAATAGAGTAAAAGGTAATACGCCAAGAATGGATACCCAGATAACTGAGCGTGCGCCAATGCGATCACCAATGCGACCACCAAAAATTGTGCCAACAGCTATACCGCCGAGATAAAGAAATAGTAAAATTTGCGCTGTATGAGTAGTAACGCCAAATTTGTCGATAGCATAAAACATATAAAAATTGCTCATACTGGCAAGATATACGTATTTAGCTAGCATCAATAAAAGCAATACAAATAAAGTACCAGCGATTTGTTTTTTAGATAAAAGCTGGGTTTGCCTAACTGCTTTTTTCTTTGCGGTAAATTTTAATTGGGCAGCATACCAACGGCTAACCCAAATCAACAATAAAAAGCCAATAAAGGCAATAATTGCAAAATATCCAATGCGGCTTTGCTGCGAGATAAACAATGCGGCTAATAACGGGCCAAGCGCTGCGCCAGTATTGCCGCCAACTTGAAAAATAGCTTGGGCAAAACCATGGCGACCGCCCGATGCAAGTCGCGTAACCCGTGAGGCTTCAGGATGGAATATGGCCGAGCCAAACCCAACACTCGCAACGCCAATGAGCAACACATAATAATGATGTGCATTCGCAAGCAATAGTAAGCCCACCATGGTAAATAGGGAGGCAAAGGGTAGCGAGTAGGGGAGCGGACGTTTATCGGTATAAAAGCCGATAAGTGGCTGTAAAACTGAACCAGTTATTTGATAGGTTGCGGTGATAATGCCAATTTGTAAAAATGTAAGGCCATAATTATCACTTAATAGAGGATAAATGGCAGGCAACATCGATTGCATGACGTCATTAAATAAATGACTAAGACTAATTGCAAGAAGAATGGCAATGACCGTATCTTCTGTTTTTACTGCTGGGTCCTTTATCATAGCCACTGCTCCTC comes from Bartonella sp. HY038 and encodes:
- the nrdE gene encoding class 1b ribonucleoside-diphosphate reductase subunit alpha translates to MLDQPQLDKSQIAKSARSETQLDFHALNAMLNIYDENGTIQFEMDKMAARQYFLQHVNQNTVFFHNLEEKLDYLVEEGFYEKSVLDAYDSDFIKSLFQRAYGFKFRFPTFLGAFKYYTAYTLKTRDGTRYLERYEDRVVMVALSLARGNQELAIKLVDEIITGRFQPATPTFLNAGKQQRGELVSCFLLRLEDNMESIGRSINSALQLSKRGGGVALSLTNLREAGAPIKHIENQSSGIVPVMKMLEDAFSYANQLGARQGAGAVYLHAHHPDILTFLDTKRENADEKIRIKTLSLGVIIPDITFELARQNEEMYLFSPYDIERVTGKCMSDIEISKHYRDFVDNPDIRKTRINARIFFQRLAEIQFESGYPYILFEDTANRLNPLAGRISMSNLCSEILQVNNASEFNADLSYKTIGNDISCNLGSLNIAKTMDSPNFGNTVETAIRALTAVSQMSNMECVPSIAKGNRESHAIGLGQMNLHGFLAREHIYYGSPEALDFTNIYFYTITYHALCASNKLAKEHGSHFLGFENSAYADKSYFAKYINEEWQPKTPKVIELFAKNAIAIPTKDDWRELADRVAEYGLYNSYLQAVPPTGSISYINHATSSIHPIVSKIEIRKEGKIGRVYYPAPYMTNDNLQYFEDAYKIGPEKIIDTYAEATRHVDQGLSLTLFFPDTATTRDINRAQIYAWKKGIKTIYYVRIRQDALSGTEVEGCVSCSL
- a CDS encoding LysR family transcriptional regulator; translated protein: MNWDDLRIFLSVARNSQLLKAAKQLGVNHTTISRRLTALEHQLNTKLVTRSTTGTQLTDAGERLLNHAEQVEAQMLQAQAQIGGEDVQLSGTIRIAAPDGFGVSFLAKHLPQLSEKFPDLTLQLVPVSRNFSLSQREADIAITVERPAQGRLIAKKLTDYKLRLYAHKDYLKRHGHPLDIQDILVHHRKIDYVDDLISTPALAYSHEISEDWHSNFQVSSTLGQLEAIIAGGGIGILHSYIARTYPDLVVVLPEKAIIRSYWLSYHENLKGIRRIHEVANFISQSIETNRAAFL
- a CDS encoding MFS transporter; the encoded protein is MIKDPAVKTEDTVIAILLAISLSHLFNDVMQSMLPAIYPLLSDNYGLTFLQIGIITATYQITGSVLQPLIGFYTDKRPLPYSLPFASLFTMVGLLLLANAHHYYVLLIGVASVGFGSAIFHPEASRVTRLASGGRHGFAQAIFQVGGNTGAALGPLLAALFISQQSRIGYFAIIAFIGFLLLIWVSRWYAAQLKFTAKKKAVRQTQLLSKKQIAGTLFVLLLLMLAKYVYLASMSNFYMFYAIDKFGVTTHTAQILLFLYLGGIAVGTIFGGRIGDRIGARSVIWVSILGVLPFTLLMPHVNLPIMAILSVIIGIILASAFPAIVVFVQELLPGRVGTVAGLCFGLSFGIGAISAAVLGKVADIYGIQALFDVCSFLPFLGLVAIFLPKLKTGEVKTLKR
- the nrdH gene encoding glutaredoxin-like protein NrdH codes for the protein MQVTIYSKPQCAQCTATYRVLDTKGIAYNIIDITENEDGFSRVQSLGYRQVPVVVAGDHHWAGFRPDMIAKIA
- a CDS encoding uracil-DNA glycosylase, which encodes MNFSVAQSCPDPSYDCPLCPRLHEFLSEWRQIEPNWYNGPVKPFWPKDGAQSVKLLIIGLAPGLRGANRTGRPFTGDYAGDLLYSTLKLFGFAQGQFEARIDDSLQLVDCAIANAVRCVPPQNKPVGAEINMCRQFLSPLFNNLPNLKIIITLGAIAHQSTIRALKKPVSRYPFKHGLMSDVDGLKVLSSYHCSRYNTNTGVLTDAMFQDVFEKARAYLDNQ
- a CDS encoding NYN domain-containing protein; this translates as MFDPREKIALFIDGANLYAASKTLGFDIDYRKLLKAFQKRGYLLRAYYYTALVEDQEYSSIRPLIDWLDYNGYRVITKAAKEFTDAAGRRKVKGNMDIELTIDAMELSETVDHFVIFSGDGDFRSLVEALQRKGRKVSVVSTLSTQPAMISDDLRRQADHFIDLVSLKNEVGRAPSDKPSDSPAFYEEDEEDEY
- the rpoZ gene encoding DNA-directed RNA polymerase subunit omega yields the protein MARVTVEDCIDKVNNRFELILLASHRARQISQGAQITIDRDNDKNPVVALREIADETLSPADLKEDLIHSMQKHVEVDEPEIAPALLTHDDAGLGDSLFNDDVADQPIVFDQMSEDDLLAGIEGLVAPEKNDDY
- the nrdI gene encoding class Ib ribonucleoside-diphosphate reductase assembly flavoprotein NrdI, producing MLLLAYYSSSTGNTHAFVERLQLPAFRIDRKEPAKHIGDDYILVLPTYADGEGNGAVPKAIIHFLNEEENRHRIRGVIAGGNRNFGNTYALAGDIIAQKCNVPCLYRFELRGTQEDADNVHEILKNFKNLGKNQC